A single Uloborus diversus isolate 005 chromosome 7, Udiv.v.3.1, whole genome shotgun sequence DNA region contains:
- the LOC129226236 gene encoding apolipoprotein D-like, translating into MFLPLLLCFLPSAFGQLILGFCPEPPPFVHQLDWNKYSGDWYTVAQSSNHPLKASDCQRVRYSRNQEGFDGTFSLLHKPTNSKVFENGTFWRESHKTPGELKFRLKSFPRSYQFRVLQTNYTDTAVEYLCLGGAVTHITSISVLHRHSPSQLPLQHDLEQTLRQLNLSHVIPLPLRSKMTLIDHTAC; encoded by the exons ATGTTTCTCCCGCTGTTATTGTGCTTTCTGCCGTCAGCCTTCGGGCAACTCATCTTAGGATTTTGTCCGGAACCACCACCGTTCGTTCACCAGCTCGATTGGAACAAG taCTCAGGAGACTGGTATACAGTGGCACAAAGCTCTAATCATCCCCTGAAAGCCTCTGATTGCCAACGTGTCAGATACAGCAGAAACCAAGAAGGATTTGACGGGACTTTCAGCTTGCTACACAAACCCAC AAATTCCAAGGTGTTTGAGAACGGAACCTTTTGGCGGGAAAGTCATAAAACCCCAGGAGAGTTGAAATTTCGACTTAAGAGTT TTCCTCGTTCCTACCAGTTTAGAGTGCTACAGACAAATTACACCGACACCGCTGTGGAGTACTTATGTTTAGGAGGAGCGGTGACTCATATAA CTTCCATTTCTGTCCTGCATCGCCACAGTCCTAGTCAACTTCCACTTCAACACGATTTGGAGCAAACTCTTCGCCAGCTCAACCTGTCACATGTCATTCCACTGCCGTTGAGGAGCAAAATGACACTCATAGACCACACAGCTTGCTGA